Below is a window of Pseudodesulfovibrio sp. 5S69 DNA.
AATGAGCGGAAGATCCTGCACGTGGAGGGCGGGGCCGCCTTTACGGCAACACTGCCCGCAACGGTGACATTTCAGTTCATTAGTGGTTGGAATTTGCAAGTTTGTGTTGCTCCTTATACCCTTTTGCGGTAACGCTTATGGCGGTCCATATCCTGTGCCAAGGGTCCGATACTCCGGCTCGGCCGCGAAGGCAAGGCCGGGGGTGGCAAACGATCCCAAAATCAGGTTGTCCGTTGAGTCCGCAAACTGTGGGTTGACAATGGTTTCTTGGATATTTCGGTTGACAGAAAACCGAACGGTCCAGTACATTATCAGCCCTGCATACCTTGTGAATATTGGCGCAATTGCCGGTATTTCAGGTGGTTGCGTTAAGTAGGAAAGGCGCTCTGGCTCCGGGTGAATTTTTTCACCATTTGCCGGCCCGGGCGCAAAAATGGTTGATGGCAACATCTTAATCAAACAATGGAGGTTAAGGGAATGGCGAAACACAAAACTCCTCTGTTGGATCAGCTGGAAAGCGGCCCGTGGCCCAGCTTCGTATCCGACATTAAACAGGAGGCTGACGCTCGAGCCAAGAACGAGAAGGGTCTGGACTACCAGATTCCCGTTGATTGTCCCGAAGATTTGCTGGGTGTTCTCGAAATGTCGTACACCGACGGTGAAACCCACTGGAAACACGGCGGCATCGTCGGCGTCTTCGGTTACGGCGGCGGCGTTATCGGCCGTTACTGTGACCAGCCCCAGATGTTCCCCGGCGTCGCTCACTTCCACACCGTCCGCGTGGCTCAGCCCAACGGCAAGTGGTACAACACCGAGCTGCTGCGCAACCTGGTCAAGATCTGGGAGCTTCGCGGTTCCGGCCTGACCAACATGCACGGCGCCACCGGCGACATCGTGTTCCTGGGCACCACCACCCCGCAGCTCGAGGAAATCTTCTGGGAACTGACCCACGACCTCGAGATCGACCTCGGCGGTTCCGGCTCCAACCTGCGTACCCCGGCCACCTGCCTCGGCATGTCCCGCTGCGAATACGCCTGCTATGACACCCAGGAGCTGTGCTACAACCTGACCCAGGAATACCAGGACGAGCTCCATCGCCCGGCGTTCCCCTACAAATTCAAGTTCAAGTTCGACGGTTGCCCCAACGGTTGCGTTGCCGCCATCGCTCGTTCCGACCTCTCCTTCATCGGTACCTGGAAAGATGAGATCAAGATCGACCAGGAAGCCGTTGCCGCCTACGTCGGCGGTGAGATCGCTCCCAACGCCGGCGCCCACGCGGGCCGCGACTGGGGTGCGTTCGACATCCAGAAGGAAGTCGTTGACCTGTGTCCGTCCCAGTGCATCTCCTACGATGGCAAGCTGACCATCGACAACAAGGAATGCGTCCGTTGCATGCACTGCATCAACACCATGCCTCGCGCCCTGAAGGTTGGCGACGAGCGCGGCTGTTCGATCCTGTG
It encodes the following:
- the dsrA gene encoding dissimilatory-type sulfite reductase subunit alpha, whose product is MAKHKTPLLDQLESGPWPSFVSDIKQEADARAKNEKGLDYQIPVDCPEDLLGVLEMSYTDGETHWKHGGIVGVFGYGGGVIGRYCDQPQMFPGVAHFHTVRVAQPNGKWYNTELLRNLVKIWELRGSGLTNMHGATGDIVFLGTTTPQLEEIFWELTHDLEIDLGGSGSNLRTPATCLGMSRCEYACYDTQELCYNLTQEYQDELHRPAFPYKFKFKFDGCPNGCVAAIARSDLSFIGTWKDEIKIDQEAVAAYVGGEIAPNAGAHAGRDWGAFDIQKEVVDLCPSQCISYDGKLTIDNKECVRCMHCINTMPRALKVGDERGCSILCGAKAPILDGPQMGSLLVPFMEVNKEDDYQSIKDLIENIWDWWMEEGKNRERIGETMKRLGMSALIDAAGVPVDARQVQEPRHNPYIFWKAEDVEGGWDRDINDFRKRHQR